DNA from Candidatus Delongbacteria bacterium:
CATTGGAACTATTAAAAGAGAATCATATAGATATCATTATCACTGATATGAAAATGCCCCATATGAATGGACTTGATCTTTTGAAAACTGTTAAAAAAGATTATGCAAACATTTCCGCAGTGATTATGACCGGATTCTCAGAAGAATATACTACAACCGAAGCACTAAATTATGGTGCCGATGGCTACATTACAAAACCATTCCGAAATAAAGAACTTTTACTAATTTTAAAGAGAATTCAACAAATCGGAGAAATGGAACTTTAGAAAATGTTAAAAAGGATCCTTTTTCTTTGGGCATCATCGATGCTTTTTTTTTGTTGTTCTCCTGTTGTAGTTGATAGAAAATCAGAT
Protein-coding regions in this window:
- a CDS encoding response regulator, which gives rise to MALPVILVVDDETYMREMLKTFFEMHEYECHVASDGIEALELLKENHIDIIITDMKMPHMNGLDLLKTVKKDYANISAVIMTGFSEEYTTTEALNYGADGYITKPFRNKELLLILKRIQQIGEMEL